From Anthonomus grandis grandis chromosome 21, icAntGran1.3, whole genome shotgun sequence, one genomic window encodes:
- the LOC126748064 gene encoding zinc finger BED domain-containing protein 6-like codes for MADKNKKRSFVWNYFDERGSNQAKCNFCSKILSFKGGATGNLLRHLKTVHPTAQLNAETSRGPLHVEKENGVSNVLSSASTSTSTDQSAKIPEGVGNVTPLPVPTSTKTSNGHGRCEQTTIDSFTRRPLTDKKTQQLYNNLVRLLVKNYLPIQLVNNEHFQSFVKNFNSNYQLPSRKTVSNTLIPQLTNLCQEKVRNLLESATAFCITTDAWTACVNTSFISIIAHYFAVTEMRSSLLDCYEYTERHIAENLCSELKRVVREWNIKNKIVAVTSDNAANITAAVRLTGWKHVPYFAHTLNFSCCRDAN; via the coding sequence ATGGctgataaaaacaaaaaaagaagttttgttTGGAACTATTTTGATGAGCGAGGGTCAAATCAAgccaaatgtaatttttgttccAAAATATTGTCTTTTAAGGGCGGAGCGACAGGAAATTTGCTACgccatttaaaaacagttcaTCCGACTGCGCAATTAAATGCTGAAACCTCACGAGGTCCCTTACATGTGGAAAAAGAAAATGGAGTGAGCAACGTACTTTCCAGTGCTTCTACGTCAACTTCAACTGATCAGTCAGCTAAAATTCCTGAAGGAGTAGGGAATGTTACTCCTTTACCAGTACCAACATCAACTAAGACTAGTAATGGACATGGACGTTGCGAACAAACAACCATTGATTCGTTTACCAGGCGACCCTTAACTGATAAAAAGACTCAACAACTTTACAACAATTTGGTAAGacttttagtgaaaaattatttgccaATACAATTGGtaaataatgaacattttcaatcgtttgttaaaaactttaatagcaATTACCAATTACCTTCTCGTAAGACTGTTTCCAATACATTAATCCCGCAATTAACAAACTTATGTCAGGAAAAAGTAAGAAATTTATTGGAATCTGCAACAGCTTTTTGTATAACTACAGATGCATGGACCGCTTGTGTCAACACAAGTTTCATTAGCATTATTGCACATTATTTTGCAGTCACTGAAATGAGATCTAGCTTACTAGATTGTTACGAATATACAGAACGACATATTGCGGAAAACTTGTGTAGCGAATTAAAAAGAGTTGTTCGCGAatggaatattaaaaacaaaatagtagCTGTTACTAGTGATAATGCGGCTAATATTACTGCGGCGGTAAGACTTACGGGGTGGAAGCACGTTCCATATTTCGCGCATACCTTGAATTTTAGCTGTTGTCGAGATGcaaactaa